The proteins below are encoded in one region of Balaenoptera ricei isolate mBalRic1 chromosome 6, mBalRic1.hap2, whole genome shotgun sequence:
- the IL11RA gene encoding interleukin-11 receptor subunit alpha isoform X1 — translation MSSSCSGLSRVLVAVATALVSASCPCPQAWGPPGVQYGQPGRAMTLCCPGVTAGAPVSWFRDGETRLLQGPDSGLGHELVLARAESTDEGTYICRTLDGALGGMVTLQLGYPPVRPVVSCRAADYENFSCTWSASQVSGLPTRYLTSYRKKTVPGADGQRMSPSTGPWPCPQDPPGAARCVVHGAEFWSQYRINVTEVNPLGASTRLLDVSLQSILRPDPPQGLRVESVPGYPRRLRASWTYPASWPRQPHFLLKFRLQYRPAQHPAWSTVEPAGLEEVITDAVAGLPHAVRVSARDFLDAGTWSAWSPEAWGTPSTGPLPKEIPAGGQQHAQPEEEPQADSPAPPRPSLLPDPRPLDHRDALEQVAMLASLGIFSFLGLVAGALALGLWLRLRPDEKDGPQKSGFLAPMIPVDKLPGVPNL, via the exons ATGAGCAGCAGCTGCTCAGGGCTGAGCAGGGTCCTGGTGGCCGTGGCTACAGCCCTGGTGTCTGCCTCCTgtccctgcccccaggcctggggccccCCAG GGGTCCAGTATGGGCAGCCTGGCAGGGCCATGACGCTGTGTTGCCCTGGAGTGACTGCTGG GGCCCCGGTGTCCTGGTTTCGGGACGGGGAGACAAGGCTGCTCCAGGGACCTGACTCTGGTCTAGGGCACGAACTGGTCCTGGCCCGGGCAGAAAGCACTGACGAGGGCACCTATATCTGCCGGACCCTGGATGGTGCACTTGGGGGCATGGTGACCCTGCAGCTGGGCT ACCCCCCAGTCCGCCCTGTTGTCTCCTGCCGAGCAGCTGACTATGAGAACTTCTCCTGCACTTGGAGTGCCAGCCAGGTTAGCGGTTTACCCACCCGCTACCTCACCTCCTACAG GAAGAAGACGGTACCAGGAGCTGATGGCCAAAG GATGAGTCCATCCACAGGGCCCTGGCCATGCCCACAGGACCCCCCAGGGGCTGCCCGCTGTGTAGTCCATGGGGCAGAGTTCTGGAGCCAGTACCGGATCAATGTGACTGAAGTGAACCCCCTGGGGGCCAGCACACGCCTGCTGGATGTGAGCTTGCAGAGCATCT TGCGCCCTGACCCACCCCAGGGGCTGCGGGTAGAGTCGGTACCTGGCTATCCTCGCCGCCTGCGTGCCAGCTGGACGTACCCTGCCTCCTGGCCCCGCCAGCCCCACTTCCTGCTCAAGTTCCGGCTGCAGTACCGTCCAGCACAGCATCCAGCCTGGTCCACG GTGGAACCGGCTGGATTGGAGGAGGTGATCACGGACGCTGTGGCTGGGCTGCCCCATGCCGTGCGGGTCAGTGCCCGGGACTTTCTGGACGCAGGCACCTGGAGCGCCTGGAGCCCCGAGGCCTGGGGTACTCCGAGCACCG GGCCCCTACCGAAGGAGATACCAGCTGGGGGCCAGCAACACGCGCAGCCAGAGGAAGAACCTCAGGCGGATAGCCCTGCTCCCCCAAGACCGTCCCTCCTACCAGACCCGCGGCCACTTG ACCACAGAGACGCCCTGGAGCAGGTGGCTATGCTGGCATCTTTGGgaatcttctctttcctgggactGGTGGCTGGGGCCCTGGCACTGGGGCTCTG GCTGAGGTTGAGACCAGATGAGAAGGATGGACCCCAAAAGTCTGGGTTCTTGGCCCCGATGATTCCAGTGGACAAGCTTCCAG GAGTCCCAAACCTGTAG
- the CCL27 gene encoding LOW QUALITY PROTEIN: C-C motif chemokine 27 (The sequence of the model RefSeq protein was modified relative to this genomic sequence to represent the inferred CDS: inserted 1 base in 1 codon; substituted 2 bases at 2 genomic stop codons), whose protein sequence is MKGPSPTSSLLLLLLLSPDPGGALPLVPSTTSCCTQFYXQPLSSKLLRNVIQVEFQEADGDCHLQAFLFHLSXRSVCIHPQNLSLTRWFDCQGKRLQGTLPXLSLEMIGKMGRGPQ, encoded by the exons ATGAAGGGGCCCTCACCCACCAGCAGCCTCCTGCTGCTACTGTTGCTAAGCCCAGACCCTGGAGGAG CATTGCCACTGGTACCCAGCACTACATCATGCTGTACTCAGTTCTACTGACAGCCACTCTCAAGCAAACTACTGAGGAATGTCATCCAAGTGGAATTTCAGGAAGCTGATGGGGACTGTCACCTCCAGGCCTTCCT gtttcACCTGTCTTGACGCAGCGTCTGCATCCACCCCCAGAACCTCAGCCTGACTCGGTGGTTTGACTGCCAAGGGAAGAGGCTCCAGGGGACTCTGC AACTGAGTTTGGAGATGATAGGGAAAATGGGCCGGGGCCCCCAGTAG
- the LOC132366988 gene encoding uncharacterized protein LOC132366988: protein MSGLRRYEVALEAEEEIYWGCFYFFPWLRMWRRERSSAHPREQKLEPLRGLMSCLSSGLGTAPQRSGRSLPRRTPAATAQPAGALKI from the exons ATGTCTGGATTGAGGAGATACGAGGTGGCGCTGGAGGCTGAGGAGGA GATCTACTGGGGCTGTTTCTACTTTTTCCCCTGGCTGCGCATGTGGCGGAGGGAGCGGAG CTCAGCGCACCCTCGGGAGCAGAAGCTGGAGCCTCTGCGGGGCCTGATGAGCTGTCTGTCAAGCGGACTGGGCACTGCTCCCCAGCGCTCCGGTCGCAGCCTCCCCCGCCGCACCCCCGCTGCCACTGCCCAGCCAGCCGGTGCATTAAAGATTTAA
- the IL11RA gene encoding interleukin-11 receptor subunit alpha isoform X2: MGLTSLLSGQDEQQLLRAEQGPGGRGYSPGVCLLSLPPGLGPPRGPVWAAWQGHDAVLPWSDCWTPQSALLSPAEQLTMRTSPALGVPARKKTVPGADGQRMSPSTGPWPCPQDPPGAARCVVHGAEFWSQYRINVTEVNPLGASTRLLDVSLQSILRPDPPQGLRVESVPGYPRRLRASWTYPASWPRQPHFLLKFRLQYRPAQHPAWSTVEPAGLEEVITDAVAGLPHAVRVSARDFLDAGTWSAWSPEAWGTPSTGPLPKEIPAGGQQHAQPEEEPQADSPAPPRPSLLPDPRPLDHRDALEQVAMLASLGIFSFLGLVAGALALGLWLRLRPDEKDGPQKSGFLAPMIPVDKLPGVPNL; encoded by the exons ATGGGACTGACCTCTCTACTTAGTGGCCAGG ATGAGCAGCAGCTGCTCAGGGCTGAGCAGGGTCCTGGTGGCCGTGGCTACAGCCCTGGTGTCTGCCTCCTgtccctgcccccaggcctggggccccCCAG GGGTCCAGTATGGGCAGCCTGGCAGGGCCATGACGCTGTGTTGCCCTGGAGTGACTGCTGG ACCCCCCAGTCCGCCCTGTTGTCTCCTGCCGAGCAGCTGACTATGAGAACTTCTCCTGCACTTGGAGTGCCAGCCAG GAAGAAGACGGTACCAGGAGCTGATGGCCAAAG GATGAGTCCATCCACAGGGCCCTGGCCATGCCCACAGGACCCCCCAGGGGCTGCCCGCTGTGTAGTCCATGGGGCAGAGTTCTGGAGCCAGTACCGGATCAATGTGACTGAAGTGAACCCCCTGGGGGCCAGCACACGCCTGCTGGATGTGAGCTTGCAGAGCATCT TGCGCCCTGACCCACCCCAGGGGCTGCGGGTAGAGTCGGTACCTGGCTATCCTCGCCGCCTGCGTGCCAGCTGGACGTACCCTGCCTCCTGGCCCCGCCAGCCCCACTTCCTGCTCAAGTTCCGGCTGCAGTACCGTCCAGCACAGCATCCAGCCTGGTCCACG GTGGAACCGGCTGGATTGGAGGAGGTGATCACGGACGCTGTGGCTGGGCTGCCCCATGCCGTGCGGGTCAGTGCCCGGGACTTTCTGGACGCAGGCACCTGGAGCGCCTGGAGCCCCGAGGCCTGGGGTACTCCGAGCACCG GGCCCCTACCGAAGGAGATACCAGCTGGGGGCCAGCAACACGCGCAGCCAGAGGAAGAACCTCAGGCGGATAGCCCTGCTCCCCCAAGACCGTCCCTCCTACCAGACCCGCGGCCACTTG ACCACAGAGACGCCCTGGAGCAGGTGGCTATGCTGGCATCTTTGGgaatcttctctttcctgggactGGTGGCTGGGGCCCTGGCACTGGGGCTCTG GCTGAGGTTGAGACCAGATGAGAAGGATGGACCCCAAAAGTCTGGGTTCTTGGCCCCGATGATTCCAGTGGACAAGCTTCCAG GAGTCCCAAACCTGTAG